One genomic window of Undibacterium cyanobacteriorum includes the following:
- a CDS encoding NADPH-dependent 2,4-dienoyl-CoA reductase has protein sequence MANAHFPHLLEPLDLGFTTLRNRVMMGSMHTGLEDRFYNYGKLAAYFRERARGGVGLIVTGGISPNRQGWLLPFGGTMNFFGDVFNHRKVTKAVHEEDGKIVMQILHAGRYGYQPFIVSASDKQAPISKFKPKALDEAGIEKTIKAYVRCAKLAQQSGYDGVEIMGSEGYLLNQFLCVRTNHRTDRWGGSIENRMRLPVEIVKRVRAAVGEKFIIMYRHSILDLVEGGNSWDEVVAVAQALEKAGVTLFNTGIGWHEARVPTIVTSVPRAAFASVSGRLKQAVSIPVIASNRINMPAQAEDIIASGTADMVSMARPFLADPEFVNKAATGRVDEINTCIACNQACLDHTFSNQRASCLVNPRAAHETELVYTKKPIAKRIAVVGAGPAGLSAATVAASCGHDVSLFDSSDSIGGQFKIAMQIPGKEEFKETLRYFAKRVEMTGVKLHLNRRVTREELVAQGFDHIIIATGITPRKPRIEGVDHPKVMSYLDVLLHKKPVGKKVAIIGAGGIGFDVAEYLLHDFATPLPIPLSKWLGEWGIDLQAKQNGGLVAPHVDAPIRDIYLLQRKASKVGAGLGKTSGWVHRATLQRNQVKMMAAVEYKKIDDQGLHISVAGQDQVLDVDHVILCAGQESLTELMPTQVSETGPKFHKIGGAALASELDAKRAIKEGAELAASL, from the coding sequence ATGGCAAACGCGCATTTTCCTCATTTGTTGGAGCCCCTCGATCTTGGTTTTACGACGCTGCGTAATCGCGTCATGATGGGTTCTATGCACACGGGTCTTGAAGATCGTTTTTACAACTATGGCAAATTAGCCGCGTATTTCAGAGAACGCGCCCGTGGTGGTGTGGGCCTAATTGTTACCGGCGGTATTTCACCCAATCGACAAGGTTGGTTGCTGCCTTTTGGCGGCACCATGAATTTCTTTGGCGATGTTTTCAATCATCGCAAAGTGACGAAAGCCGTGCATGAAGAAGACGGCAAAATCGTGATGCAGATCTTGCATGCAGGTCGCTATGGCTATCAACCGTTTATTGTTTCTGCTTCGGATAAGCAGGCACCGATTTCCAAATTCAAACCAAAAGCTTTAGACGAAGCCGGGATCGAGAAAACCATCAAAGCTTACGTGCGCTGCGCCAAATTGGCACAACAATCGGGCTATGACGGTGTTGAAATTATGGGTAGCGAAGGCTACTTATTGAATCAATTCTTGTGCGTGCGTACCAATCATCGTACCGACCGTTGGGGCGGTTCCATCGAAAATCGTATGCGTCTGCCGGTGGAAATCGTCAAGCGCGTACGTGCTGCAGTTGGTGAAAAATTTATCATCATGTATCGCCACTCCATTCTTGATCTCGTCGAAGGTGGGAATAGCTGGGATGAGGTTGTGGCGGTGGCGCAAGCCTTGGAAAAAGCCGGCGTGACTTTATTCAACACCGGTATCGGCTGGCATGAAGCCCGCGTCCCAACCATCGTGACATCGGTACCGCGCGCGGCGTTTGCAAGCGTGTCAGGGCGTCTCAAGCAAGCCGTATCGATTCCTGTGATCGCCTCGAATCGTATCAATATGCCAGCCCAAGCCGAGGATATCATCGCTAGCGGTACAGCTGATATGGTGTCGATGGCGCGCCCATTTTTGGCGGACCCTGAGTTCGTGAATAAAGCAGCAACCGGGCGTGTCGACGAAATCAATACTTGTATCGCTTGTAACCAAGCGTGTTTGGACCACACCTTCTCGAATCAACGTGCGAGTTGCTTAGTCAATCCACGCGCTGCTCATGAAACCGAATTGGTCTACACCAAAAAGCCGATTGCGAAACGGATCGCCGTGGTTGGTGCTGGTCCTGCAGGTTTGTCGGCGGCGACGGTAGCGGCAAGTTGTGGTCATGATGTTAGCTTGTTTGATAGTTCCGATTCGATTGGTGGTCAATTCAAGATCGCTATGCAAATCCCAGGGAAAGAAGAGTTCAAAGAAACGCTGCGTTATTTCGCCAAGCGCGTGGAAATGACCGGCGTGAAATTGCATTTGAATCGCCGTGTCACACGCGAAGAATTGGTCGCGCAAGGATTTGATCACATCATCATTGCCACCGGGATTACGCCACGCAAGCCACGCATTGAAGGCGTGGATCATCCGAAAGTAATGTCGTATTTGGATGTGCTGTTGCATAAGAAACCGGTCGGCAAAAAAGTCGCAATTATTGGTGCTGGCGGTATTGGTTTTGACGTCGCTGAATATCTTCTCCATGATTTCGCAACACCGTTGCCGATTCCATTGTCGAAGTGGTTGGGTGAATGGGGCATTGATTTGCAGGCGAAGCAAAATGGCGGTTTGGTCGCGCCACATGTGGATGCACCAATTCGCGATATTTATCTCCTGCAGCGCAAGGCGAGCAAGGTCGGTGCTGGTTTGGGCAAAACTTCGGGTTGGGTGCATCGTGCCACCTTGCAGCGTAATCAAGTCAAGATGATGGCTGCGGTCGAATATAAGAAGATTGATGATCAAGGACTGCACATCAGTGTCGCCGGTCAAGATCAAGTCCTCGATGTGGATCACGTGATTCTCTGCGCAGGGCAAGAATCGTTGACCGAATTGATGCCAACACAAGTTAGCGAAACAGGTCCGAAATTCCATAAGATCGGCGGCGCGGCCTTGGCTTCTGAGCTCGATGCAAAACGCGCGATTAAAGAAGGCGCTGAGCTGGCCGCATCCTTGTAA
- a CDS encoding BLUF domain-containing protein has product MALYQLIYLSELATDESVLSGIHSHAVRNNTARTVTGMLIYANGRFLQMLEGERKDVLNTYERIQQDPRHRHVSLVLQRDISARLFSHWNMGFRHLAAEELREQPEWLTCFDGEFAKSKTDSQSALCIFEHFAKATA; this is encoded by the coding sequence ATGGCACTCTATCAGTTAATTTACCTAAGCGAATTGGCGACAGATGAATCGGTCTTGAGTGGCATTCATAGTCATGCTGTGCGAAATAATACGGCGCGCACGGTGACTGGGATGCTGATTTATGCGAATGGCCGATTTTTGCAAATGCTGGAAGGTGAACGAAAAGATGTGCTGAACACCTATGAACGGATACAACAAGATCCGCGCCATCGACACGTGAGTTTGGTGCTACAACGTGATATTTCAGCGCGCTTGTTTTCGCATTGGAATATGGGGTTTCGACATCTCGCCGCAGAGGAATTGCGAGAGCAGCCGGAATGGCTCACTTGCTTTGACGGAGAATTTGCAAAGAGCAAAACGGATAGCCAATCCGCCTTATGTATTTTTGAGCACTTCGCGAAAGCCACAGCTTAA
- a CDS encoding zinc-dependent metalloprotease: protein MSFVFCKSVKTPLRSCTFAVALACTSMLAQSAQTQTTANSSVSPATFSTFAAQLNGFKKQAGFFDVWTQSEQAKLYLAIPERSDSFLLVSSLPHALGSNDIGLDRGQAGSSKLVHFERHGKRLFLIQENTQFIASSNSKDERDSVKEAFAGAVLWAGDILVHENQQYLIDFSSFLLADRHGVSESLSRARQGNYVVDEKRSAVLTAQAKSFPDNTELEAMLNFSGPGDGNYVRQVAADPKNLRLQQHISLVRLPENYQKRAYHPFSGGFDAETMDFGTPLADSIFVRWQVRHRLEKTDPIAAVSTVKKPIIYYLDRGTPEPVRSALLEGARWWSSAFEKAGFKDAYRVEMLPEGVDPMDIRYNTIMWVHRATRGWSYGNAITDPRTGEIIKGTVTLGSQRVRQDILIAESLLAPYGKWSQAEKKQAAEQMALARLRQLAAHEVGHTLGIAHNFAPSRHGNGSVMDYPHPILSIDAQGQPQVQQAYGVGVGPWDDYVIKHLYASFPGQDEQQALAKLREDARAAGLQYVGDADSRPSASMHPNGLLWDFGPDSISTYDKLMKIRRAALDQFSLAVLPPQRQLGELEARLVPIYLLHRYQVEAVARLIAGGEYEYGLANDVNQGRAQAGVKVVEAKIQRAALNKLCESLQAEQLALPASVLDVLTPQSEGYNKTPEYFASRMSVAFDAFSAVEAGAAQTSLFLFDAARFNRLAWQHARDAQQVSVDEVLRQVFAATWQREAVPHKVNAGEAVQLASNWVVLDATLGLLDSGRLHPQVQAQVRQQLQSLAAWMHKNPGRGPQADSRKQAAELILSYLRDPSSVKLRGLPNIPPGAPI from the coding sequence ATGTCATTTGTTTTCTGTAAATCAGTCAAGACGCCTTTGAGGTCTTGTACTTTCGCGGTCGCTTTGGCATGCACCTCTATGTTGGCGCAGTCTGCGCAGACGCAGACGACGGCAAACAGCAGCGTAAGTCCAGCCACCTTTTCGACCTTTGCGGCGCAGTTAAATGGCTTCAAGAAGCAAGCTGGTTTTTTTGATGTATGGACGCAATCCGAGCAGGCCAAGCTTTACCTTGCCATACCTGAGCGTAGTGACTCTTTTCTCTTAGTTTCATCCTTGCCTCATGCGCTTGGCTCAAACGATATTGGATTAGATCGCGGCCAAGCGGGCTCGAGTAAGTTGGTACACTTCGAACGACACGGCAAGCGACTTTTTCTAATCCAAGAGAACACGCAGTTCATTGCAAGCTCGAATAGCAAAGATGAGCGTGATTCTGTGAAAGAGGCGTTTGCTGGCGCGGTATTGTGGGCTGGTGATATTTTGGTGCATGAGAATCAGCAGTATCTGATCGATTTTTCCTCGTTCCTCTTAGCTGATCGACATGGCGTGAGTGAGAGTTTGAGTCGCGCACGGCAGGGGAATTATGTGGTGGACGAGAAGCGAAGTGCGGTGCTCACCGCGCAAGCGAAAAGCTTCCCTGACAATACTGAGTTGGAAGCGATGTTGAATTTCTCTGGCCCCGGAGACGGCAACTACGTGCGCCAGGTCGCAGCCGATCCCAAGAACTTACGTCTACAACAGCACATTAGTTTGGTTCGCTTACCCGAAAATTATCAAAAACGCGCGTATCACCCGTTCTCAGGGGGCTTTGATGCCGAAACCATGGATTTTGGTACACCGCTCGCCGACAGTATTTTTGTGCGCTGGCAAGTGCGTCACCGTTTAGAAAAGACCGATCCGATTGCGGCCGTCAGTACCGTCAAAAAACCTATTATTTATTATTTAGATCGCGGCACGCCTGAACCAGTGCGTTCCGCCTTGCTCGAAGGCGCGCGTTGGTGGAGTAGCGCGTTTGAGAAAGCGGGATTTAAAGATGCGTATCGCGTAGAAATGTTGCCAGAGGGTGTCGATCCGATGGACATTCGTTACAACACGATTATGTGGGTGCACCGTGCCACGCGCGGTTGGTCTTACGGCAATGCGATCACCGATCCACGTACTGGCGAGATCATTAAAGGTACGGTGACCTTAGGTTCACAACGTGTACGCCAAGATATCTTGATTGCTGAAAGCCTGTTAGCGCCGTATGGAAAATGGAGTCAAGCTGAGAAGAAGCAAGCAGCAGAGCAAATGGCCTTAGCGCGTTTGCGTCAACTGGCCGCACATGAAGTTGGACACACTTTAGGCATTGCCCACAACTTTGCCCCGAGCCGACACGGCAATGGATCGGTGATGGATTATCCGCATCCTATCCTCAGTATTGATGCGCAAGGACAGCCACAGGTGCAACAGGCCTATGGTGTTGGCGTTGGGCCGTGGGACGACTATGTCATCAAACATTTGTATGCGAGCTTTCCAGGTCAAGATGAGCAGCAAGCATTAGCGAAGTTGCGAGAAGATGCGCGGGCTGCGGGACTGCAATATGTCGGTGACGCAGATTCGCGACCAAGTGCCTCGATGCATCCGAATGGATTGCTATGGGACTTTGGTCCGGATTCCATTTCTACCTATGATAAGTTAATGAAAATTCGGAGAGCAGCTTTAGATCAATTCTCGCTTGCCGTGTTGCCACCGCAACGCCAATTAGGCGAATTGGAGGCGCGTCTGGTACCGATTTATTTACTGCATCGGTATCAGGTCGAGGCTGTGGCACGATTGATCGCTGGCGGCGAATATGAGTACGGGCTCGCGAATGACGTGAATCAAGGTCGCGCGCAAGCGGGTGTGAAGGTGGTGGAAGCGAAAATCCAAAGAGCGGCTCTCAATAAATTGTGTGAAAGCCTACAGGCAGAACAGTTGGCGTTGCCTGCCTCGGTGCTGGATGTGTTGACGCCACAAAGCGAAGGTTATAACAAGACGCCGGAGTATTTCGCATCGCGTATGAGCGTCGCCTTCGATGCTTTCTCGGCGGTCGAAGCGGGTGCGGCGCAAACCAGTTTGTTCCTGTTTGATGCTGCACGTTTTAATCGCCTAGCGTGGCAACATGCGCGCGACGCACAACAGGTGAGCGTCGATGAAGTATTGCGCCAAGTCTTCGCTGCAACTTGGCAAAGGGAAGCTGTGCCTCACAAAGTGAATGCTGGCGAAGCGGTTCAGTTAGCTTCAAATTGGGTGGTATTAGATGCGACGCTTGGCCTGTTGGATTCCGGCCGTTTGCATCCGCAAGTACAAGCACAAGTGCGTCAGCAACTGCAAAGTTTGGCAGCTTGGATGCACAAGAATCCAGGACGTGGTCCACAAGCGGACAGCCGTAAGCAAGCGGCAGAGTTGATTCTCAGTTATTTGCGCGACCCGAGTAGTGTGAAGTTGCGGGGTTTGCCGAATATTCCGCCTGGCGCTCCGATTTAA
- a CDS encoding substrate-binding periplasmic protein, translating to MKLRFLAGLLLLVASNLVFSTNSQAQEKVVLYTISEFDAQGREVPLSKPNLQVLNYLESQLNIKFDLRRVPWKRAIENALSDGGILMGMSITQERRKKFAFSEPINGNANWLVTLCNRSFKYDRIEDLQGKTIGIVSSTSVSEEFDQHANKLFQIEHDTGAGIARLKKLALRRVDGLIWYGRIGNAKDIEESINTNYEVKKHETDKPFCVLPKPVSIVTNHFAMKIDASNNQILQRISAALLKGRKEGAIATLNLPN from the coding sequence ATGAAACTACGTTTTCTCGCCGGACTTTTGCTCTTGGTGGCAAGCAATCTCGTGTTCTCAACCAATAGTCAGGCGCAAGAGAAAGTCGTGCTCTACACGATCTCGGAATTTGATGCGCAGGGTCGGGAGGTTCCGCTCTCCAAGCCTAACCTGCAGGTACTGAATTATCTCGAGTCGCAACTAAACATCAAATTTGACCTGCGACGTGTGCCGTGGAAGCGCGCCATTGAGAACGCGCTCAGCGATGGCGGCATACTGATGGGGATGTCGATCACCCAAGAAAGACGCAAAAAATTTGCCTTCTCAGAACCGATTAATGGCAATGCCAATTGGTTGGTGACACTGTGTAATCGCAGCTTCAAGTACGATCGAATCGAGGATCTGCAAGGCAAAACCATAGGCATCGTCTCCAGCACAAGTGTCAGCGAAGAGTTCGATCAGCATGCGAACAAACTTTTTCAAATCGAACACGACACTGGCGCTGGAATTGCACGCTTGAAGAAACTGGCCTTGCGACGTGTTGATGGCCTGATTTGGTATGGGCGCATCGGCAACGCGAAAGACATAGAAGAATCGATCAATACTAATTACGAAGTGAAAAAACACGAAACCGACAAACCCTTCTGCGTACTCCCTAAGCCTGTGTCGATTGTGACAAATCATTTTGCTATGAAAATCGATGCAAGCAATAACCAGATTCTGCAACGCATCTCAGCGGCATTATTGAAAGGACGCAAAGAAGGCGCCATCGCTACCTTGAATCTACCAAACTGA
- a CDS encoding MATE family efflux transporter: MATSAPVKTLQGKFVEGSIMRHVVNMTATGSIGLIAVFVVDVLNLLYISRLGRHELAAAVGYASTLLFFHTSVSIGLSIAVTATVSRAIGSGDYPLARQFAASSLYLIGGISTFLVIVTYPFLASLLALLGAQGETAQLATRFCQFILPSIPLLGFGMATSALLRSVGDGKRAMFVTLGAAFATALLDPLFIFGFGLGLDGAAIANICARCVMAFVGFYAVLKVHHLYAKPSKEVFQRGAKAFASIGVPAILTNVATPVGNAAVTTAIAAYGDQAVAGWAVVSRLIPMAFAGLFALSGAVGPILGQNLGAKRFDRLRQTMRDSLKFTLIYVSVAWFLLAISSHLIARAFDAHGMAEDVIVFFCVFIAGSFLFNGSLFVANAAFNNLGYPLYSTVLNWGRATIGVIPFVYFGGLWFGARGVMAGYGLGVVGFGIASVWLCFHVLKKIEHRTQPDL; the protein is encoded by the coding sequence ATGGCAACATCAGCTCCCGTCAAAACCCTACAAGGTAAATTCGTCGAAGGTTCTATCATGCGCCATGTCGTCAATATGACGGCGACGGGCTCCATTGGTTTGATCGCTGTGTTTGTCGTCGACGTACTCAATCTTTTGTATATTTCACGTCTTGGTCGCCATGAACTAGCCGCAGCGGTGGGCTACGCCAGCACTCTATTGTTCTTTCATACCTCAGTGTCGATCGGTTTATCGATCGCTGTGACTGCCACCGTGTCCCGTGCGATTGGTAGCGGTGACTATCCTCTCGCACGCCAATTTGCCGCTAGTTCTTTATACTTGATCGGCGGCATCAGCACCTTTTTGGTGATCGTGACGTATCCATTTTTAGCATCCTTGCTAGCTTTGCTTGGAGCACAAGGCGAAACAGCACAGCTCGCGACACGCTTCTGCCAATTTATCTTACCCTCGATTCCTCTACTCGGATTTGGTATGGCGACCAGCGCCCTGCTGCGCTCGGTTGGTGATGGCAAGCGCGCTATGTTTGTCACCTTAGGCGCGGCCTTCGCCACGGCACTACTCGATCCCCTGTTTATTTTTGGTTTCGGCCTTGGACTGGATGGTGCCGCGATTGCCAACATTTGCGCGCGCTGCGTCATGGCCTTCGTTGGTTTCTATGCGGTATTGAAGGTACATCACTTGTATGCCAAACCGAGCAAAGAAGTTTTTCAGCGTGGCGCAAAAGCGTTCGCGAGCATTGGTGTGCCCGCCATCTTGACCAACGTCGCCACCCCAGTCGGTAATGCCGCTGTGACCACCGCCATCGCAGCGTATGGCGATCAAGCAGTAGCCGGTTGGGCAGTGGTGTCACGCTTAATCCCGATGGCCTTCGCGGGTTTGTTCGCTTTGTCTGGTGCAGTTGGTCCTATCTTGGGACAAAACCTCGGCGCGAAGCGTTTTGATCGTCTACGCCAAACCATGCGCGATAGTTTGAAATTTACCTTGATCTATGTCTCGGTTGCTTGGTTCTTGTTAGCGATCTCAAGTCACCTGATCGCGCGTGCTTTCGATGCACATGGCATGGCCGAGGATGTGATTGTATTCTTCTGCGTCTTTATCGCTGGCAGTTTCCTCTTCAACGGCAGCTTATTCGTCGCCAACGCCGCCTTCAACAACCTCGGTTATCCCTTGTATTCCACGGTACTGAATTGGGGCCGCGCCACCATCGGTGTTATTCCCTTCGTATATTTTGGTGGCCTCTGGTTCGGCGCTCGCGGCGTGATGGCGGGATATGGTTTAGGTGTGGTAGGCTTCGGCATCGCGAGTGTTTGGCTCTGTTTCCATGTTCTCAAAAAAATAGAGCATCGCACCCAGCCCGACCTTTAA
- a CDS encoding DUF6624 domain-containing protein, whose translation MKSLILASVFTLSLAQAFAQDYPTLTSNARAAIAKNDYSTAVQQFELAFKLKSTNYGDLYDAACVAALAGNKDRAFQWLEESIAQGWTNFDHLSTDTDLVSLHNEARWGQLTGKLKLKLAELEKNYDQKLKAQLERIFIDDQSLRQQLDPTQKKYGFNSPEMNKLWDEIHTKDEANLREVEQILKEHGWLGSKEVGPRASQTIFLVIQHASAETRLKYIPMMRQAVKDKKANSANLALMLDRINTESGVKQIYGSQLRGKVEGGYELYEIEDPEHLDQRRAEMGLDPIASYIKRWDLTWDLTKYKEEMAAYDRAQVFQVADLEALSKRLWRGELKYLDYSKNVWTSIPSNLRISRSEHDPQTWLWSYGYDDEPHANAKDGLRLSTDGKTLGEEKVLSRTFIQKGAIRIVTTMAGKDDGRDAEFRFTYTIDKDSFERKKEVKLKGADDYFVRHIYSWKG comes from the coding sequence ATGAAATCGCTGATCCTTGCTTCTGTATTCACCCTCAGCCTGGCGCAGGCATTTGCGCAAGACTACCCGACTCTGACCAGCAACGCGCGCGCAGCCATCGCCAAGAATGACTATTCAACGGCAGTTCAACAATTCGAACTGGCTTTCAAACTCAAAAGCACTAACTACGGTGATCTCTATGATGCTGCCTGCGTGGCGGCACTGGCAGGTAACAAAGATCGTGCTTTCCAGTGGTTGGAAGAGAGTATCGCGCAAGGTTGGACCAATTTCGATCATCTCAGCACCGATACTGATCTGGTCAGTTTGCACAATGAGGCCCGATGGGGTCAATTGACTGGCAAACTCAAGCTCAAATTGGCCGAGCTCGAAAAGAATTACGACCAAAAATTGAAAGCACAACTCGAGCGCATCTTCATCGATGATCAAAGCTTACGCCAGCAACTTGACCCCACTCAGAAAAAATATGGCTTCAACTCTCCTGAAATGAACAAGCTTTGGGATGAGATCCATACCAAAGATGAAGCCAATCTGCGTGAAGTCGAGCAGATCTTAAAAGAACATGGCTGGCTGGGGTCCAAAGAAGTCGGCCCACGCGCAAGTCAAACCATCTTCCTCGTGATCCAGCATGCTTCAGCGGAAACTCGTCTCAAGTACATCCCCATGATGCGTCAAGCAGTCAAAGATAAGAAGGCCAACTCTGCTAATCTGGCTCTGATGCTCGACCGTATCAATACCGAGTCGGGCGTCAAACAGATTTACGGCAGCCAGCTGCGTGGCAAGGTTGAAGGTGGGTATGAGCTGTATGAGATCGAAGATCCAGAGCATCTCGACCAACGTCGCGCGGAAATGGGTCTTGATCCGATTGCGAGCTACATCAAACGCTGGGATTTGACTTGGGATCTCACCAAGTACAAAGAAGAAATGGCTGCCTACGATCGTGCGCAGGTTTTTCAAGTGGCAGACCTTGAAGCCTTGAGCAAGAGACTCTGGCGCGGCGAATTAAAGTATCTGGACTATAGCAAGAATGTGTGGACCAGCATTCCATCCAATCTGCGCATAAGCCGCTCAGAGCACGATCCACAAACATGGTTGTGGAGCTATGGCTACGACGATGAACCGCATGCGAATGCGAAAGACGGCCTGCGCTTGTCGACCGATGGGAAGACTTTAGGTGAAGAAAAGGTTCTTTCACGCACTTTTATACAGAAAGGTGCCATCAGAATCGTCACCACGATGGCGGGTAAAGATGATGGTCGCGACGCAGAATTCCGTTTCACCTACACGATCGACAAGGACAGCTTTGAGCGTAAGAAAGAAGTAAAACTGAAAGGCGCCGACGACTATTTTGTGCGACACATTTATTCCTGGAAGGGATAG
- a CDS encoding CPBP family glutamic-type intramembrane protease: MSEISGQVETSLSLREYVRQEFVALKSFVLNPRRGRPQNISRRGYWKRLLFLFVLDLSAGFSLLFFFHQFSSFDDLEYGPDLSKLGVAIFAVFIGPPIEECIFRLGLRNFRYSLLIGPAIVAAFLGSWEVLLALVLVLSLEAAYLQFKLSRSAQQNLGFRFHIRRQFIQSYKWVFWLWAIAFSLVHITNYEINKPSDWVVIFAVLPQLFGGIILGYVRLRMNTGAAIVLHMAANASALAILMALP, encoded by the coding sequence ATGTCCGAAATCTCAGGTCAGGTTGAAACTTCACTAAGCTTGCGCGAGTATGTGCGCCAAGAGTTCGTCGCTTTAAAGTCATTTGTATTGAATCCTCGACGAGGGCGCCCACAGAACATATCGCGACGCGGCTATTGGAAACGCCTGCTGTTTTTGTTCGTACTAGATCTCAGTGCGGGCTTCAGTCTCCTTTTCTTCTTTCATCAATTTTCATCCTTTGATGATTTGGAGTATGGTCCTGACCTCTCGAAACTAGGGGTCGCTATTTTTGCCGTGTTTATTGGGCCACCGATCGAAGAATGCATTTTCCGTCTTGGATTGCGAAATTTTCGCTATAGCCTTTTGATTGGACCGGCAATTGTTGCGGCCTTTCTCGGGAGCTGGGAGGTGCTGCTCGCCTTAGTGCTGGTCTTATCGCTCGAAGCGGCTTACTTGCAATTCAAACTTTCAAGATCTGCGCAGCAAAATCTAGGTTTTCGGTTTCATATAAGACGTCAATTTATTCAAAGCTATAAGTGGGTCTTTTGGTTGTGGGCGATAGCATTTTCCTTGGTACACATCACGAATTATGAAATCAACAAACCGAGTGATTGGGTCGTGATCTTCGCGGTGTTACCGCAGCTCTTCGGCGGCATCATCCTCGGTTATGTCAGACTGCGCATGAATACGGGCGCAGCAATTGTTCTACATATGGCCGCGAATGCTTCAGCCTTAGCGATTCTAATGGCGCTTCCTTAA